A stretch of DNA from bacterium:
TCGAACGCGGTGTCGTACGCGGGCACGAAGTGGCTCCAGGTCAAGATCCGAAGGGACGATCCGCGGATCTGAGCCGGCGCGGCACCCGCTTTCCACGGTGCGACAAGACGCGATGCCCCCGCCCCGGCGAGACCCGCCCCGGCCGCCGTCAGCAGCCGCCGACGGGTCAGGGTCCGAGCAAACTGCTTCACTGCACGTTTCGCCATCCCCACACCCCCTGTGGCACTTTGTCCACCCCGACGATCGCGCGCGGAAGCCACACACTCACCCGACGCGCCGCCGTAACCTGCAGTACGACGACGTTCGAAAACGGGTTCTTTGGAGCAAGCCTACGTGGTGGGCCGGGGTTCGCCCCGGCTTCCGGGGACTCCTCCTGCGATGCCGGCGCTGACGGGTGACCGTCCAAAGTGGACACCTCACGATTGGTCGGTCCCCGCAAGGGGCGCCGTCACTCGGCCCAGCGGCCGAGACGCCGGGCCTGGGTGACGATCGCCTGAGTATACGGGTGCTGCGGAGAGGCGAACAGCGTGCGGGTCTCGGCCGATTCGACGATCCGGCCGCCGCGCATGACGTGGACGAGATCGGCCGTCTGCGCGACGACCCCAAGGTCGTGGGTGATGAGCAGGAGCGCCATTCCCAGGTCGCGCTGAAGGCGCGCGAGGAGATCCAGGATCTGCGCCTGGACCGTGACGTCGAGCGCCGCGGTCGGCTCGTCGGCGATCAGGAGGTCCGGGCCGGGCGCGACCGCGCCGGCGATCAACACCCGCTGGCGCTGGCCGCCCGACAACTCGTGCGGATACCGCCGGAAAAACGTCCCGTCGAGGCCGACACGCGTCAGCGCCTCGACGGCCCGTTCCCGCGCGCCGCGCCGGCCGAGGTGGGCGACGATGCCCTCCATGACCTGGTCGCCGGCGGTCATGAGCGGGTCGAGCGCGGCCCCGGGCTCCTGGAAGATCATGGCGACGCGGCGTCCCCGGACCGCGGTCAGTTCGCGCTCC
This window harbors:
- a CDS encoding ABC transporter ATP-binding protein, coding for MPTPAASGAAPDRPPAPRGELRVDGLSVALERAPQPGAGRAPGLLPILEDVSLVVPAGRTAALVGASGAGKSMTAYAVLKLFPVPARITAGRILLDGLDLTAMSERELTAVRGRRVAMIFQEPGAALDPLMTAGDQVMEGIVAHLGRRGARERAVEALTRVGLDGTFFRRYPHELSGGQRQRVLIAGAVAPGPDLLIADEPTAALDVTVQAQILDLLARLQRDLGMALLLITHDLGVVAQTADLVHVMRGGRIVESAETRTLFASPQHPYTQAIVTQARRLGRWAE